A segment of the Stegostoma tigrinum isolate sSteTig4 chromosome 44, sSteTig4.hap1, whole genome shotgun sequence genome:
tgttacaggagaaagatttaaacggtTCATTTGGAAATATTGGGGATGGGTTGGTGGGACTGATGCTTGAAAATCCATTGCGGAAACAATGTGACAGCGAATGTTTTCAGAGCAGTTACCCGTGTAATGAAAGCCCATGGTAAGctgtaatgatgcaactttgcttTCAATCGTGGGTGGAAATGTGGCTTTCCATGTCATCCCATTTCACCTTCAAAAGGAGAGACACTGGAACTGAATTGTTGGTACAGAGACGATATTTGGTAGGTGAAGGAATTTACTTTTTATAAAAAAGACCAGATGATCCATTCAATGACAGGAATCGTCATACTGCATTAAAGTAACCAGCACTGATGACAGGGGATTGTATAATTGCGATATTGACAAGCAGGCATCACAATCTGTTGGTGTTTGGGTTCAAGGCATGTGCCTGATATTACAATCCATGGTGGACAATGTACATATTTCTCTGGAATGCTGATTAAAACACTGAAGACATTctgagtcatgcagcacagaagagttcctttggcccattgggtctgtaCTGCCAAAGCAAAACTAAATCTAAACTCACCCTATTTTCCTACACCAGGCCCCAGGACCTTGAACATTaggacatttcaaatgctcattgaaggttgtgaggtttcccacctcaactgccctcccaggaagtgcattccaattctcaccactctctgggtgaaacaaTCGTGAAATCCCTCACTGAACCTTCAAATTATGCCCCCCACCTTGTAACTGAACCTTTGACTGAGGTGAACAGCTGTTCTTGTAACCCCAGTCCGTGCCCCTCATGACATTTcacacctctatcaggttccccctcagccTTCCCAACCCCAACAAAACAACCCAGGCTTATGCACTTCCTAATCATCACTTCCCACCCACtttgagagaagacattcctcctcatctctgtttgaaTCTTTCTCACCCCCTTATCCTGAAACAATAACGTTCTAggttgccccacatgaggaaacatcttctctctctcacaatgaCAACCTTCCCCCACCTCCAACTTTAATGGTTTATCTCTAATGGAAAAGTAGTAAAGTCACCACGGTCCCACTCTCTCATTAACCAGAGAGAAGACTGGGTGATTGTTTAATCTGAGGATCACCACAGATCAGGAGAGGGGAGAGTCTGAGAtggagaatccttcatggcaaTATCAGCCAATGGGGGAATTTAACCCACTCtcttggtgtcactctgcatcacagacCAGCTGTCCAGGCAACTGAGCTAGCCAACAAACAGCCACACAATCTCCACTTATCCTTCCTGGCCaacctgctcaatctctccttataaaacAAGCCTTAGTCTCTGATGGGATCTCAGTAAGTTGCAATCTGTTGACATGGCCCCGTCTCTGGATGAGATACATCATCGCTAAATAGTGTCATCGAGGCATTCAGCTTGGAAacagctcttcagcccaactcattcatgctgaccaggtttccgaaacgaaactagtcccatttgcctgtgtttggcacgTGTCTCTCTAAATTGTTCCTATCCACAtacctctccaaatgtcttttaaatgttgcagttgtaccaacctccaccacatcGCCTGGCAGCGCCTTCCATTtctgcatcaccctctgtgtggaaaggttgcccctcagggatccctttaaatccttcccctctcaatTTAAGCCGATACCACAtactctggaagctcattccatgtacactTCACTCTCTGTGTGGAAAGGTTGCCCCTCACGTCCCCTTTAGATCCTTCCCTCGcagtttaaacctatgcccgctagtattgcactcccctacccttggcTCCTCATGTTGtctatgctgctcatgattttatgaacctctataatgTCAAGGAGTGACTAGACATAGCACTTCGGGAGAATGGGATGAAACAttatggggacaaagcaggaacaggcgatcagccatgatcatgaagaatgatggagcaggctcaaagggccgaatggactccttctgctcctaccttctgtgtttctatgtcacgcgtcagcctctgaagctccagggaaaaaagttccagcctaacCATCATCTCATTATAACTCAGGCCCTCCAGTCTCGATAACATCTTTAccaatcttttctgcatcctttcccgCTTTATAACACATATGTCTTATCATTACGCGATCACGGTGGCCCCTCTCTCACATCCTGCAATTTAAGAAATGTGTAGAGGCAACTGAGGAGGTGCTGAAAACATTCCCAAGACCCTGCCTGGAGTTACGTTGATCAGTTGGAGAAATAAAAACCGTGGCTGCTCTCTGTTTAGTTGAGGTGAAGGTCGCGATGGGGCTTGAGGCTGGTATTTTACATCATAACGAGTATGGGCTGAGGACAAAGGTAAAGAATCTCTCCTCATTTGAGGAGAGTGAGTGAACCAGACTTTAGATGTTCAAGGCGACTGTAACAGTTGATAGATGAGCCCTGACTGTGTGTTACATTCCAGAACGCTTTGCCAAGCCCGTACTGAGGGTGGAGCCGGCGGCTGAAGTATTTGAGGGGCTCCGGGTCACATTGACGTGCATTGCTCGGAGAGCACGGCGCTCCATCCGGCTTCACTACACATTTTACAGAGATGGCAGCGCCCTGGAGACAGCGCCGGATGCTGGCGGTGTGTACACGATCAACGCAGCGGCTGCAAACGTTTCTGGGAATTACGCCTGTGAAGCGATTGAGATGAATTCTGGTCCGAGGAAGAGGAGCGACAATGTTCACCTTTACGTAAAACGTAACTATCTGTCATTATTGCAGAATCTCCAGCACAAATTAAAGGCgtttcggcccattgagtcagaaACAGCCACCTCACTATTCTCTAATCCCCATTTCCCAGCGCTTGGCCCCATAGCTTTGGCATCGTGAGGGAGCATTTAAATActccttcaatgtgatgagggtttctgcctcccccaccctcacaggcagcgagttccacattctgtgagtgaaaatgattttcctctCATCCCCTCTAAATCTCACGTCCCTCGTCTTTAATCTATACACCCACCACCCGATTCATCGATCACTCCACCGAAGGGAACAGGTTTCTTTCTGCCTGGCCGATCAATGTCCGTCATCATTTTATTGATTTTAATCATGTCCCCTCTTCAATCTCCCCTGCTGTCAGTAagacaaccccagtctgtccaatctctctccatcactgaaacTCTAACGCCCACTCAGCCTCCCGataaatctccctctgcaccctctcccagtGCTAACACATCCTTCAGTAAtgtagagaatgtgcaaaccagAAACAACACTGTCACTGtggtgacaaggtgtagagctggatgaacacagcaggtcaagtagcatcagaggagcgggaaggctgacgtttcgggcctagacccttcttcagatatgggggaagggaagggggatctgaaatatacagagggggaggcagataaaagatggataaaggagaagataggtggagaggaggcagacaggtcaaaaagatGAGGATGATCCATTCAAGGTGAGTgtagttagggaggagataggtcagtccagggaggatggacacacaagggggagggatgaggttagtcggtaggagatgggggtggggctttaggcggtggagggcataggtgggaggaaggacaggttagggaggaatgGACAAGCTGGGTGGATTTggggatgctgtgggggaggggagattttgaaacttctgaagacaacattgataccattgggctgcaaagttcccaagcggaatgtgagttgctgttcctgcaaccttcgggtagcatcgttgtggcactgcaggaggcccaagatggacatgtcgtctgcggaatgggagggggagatgaaatggttcatgactgggtggtgcagttgtttagtgcgaaccaagcatagttTTCTGCacagcggtctccaagcctccacttggtttcctacattcaccattactggctccatccccgcctcattgATTGGTccgtttcctctccacctatctacccttctatccatcttctatcgacctccccctctctccctatttatttcagatccccctgcccttcccccatttctgaagaagggtctagtcccgaaacattagccttcctactcctctgaagctgcttggcctgctgtgttcttccagctctacaccttgttatctcagattctccagcatctgcacttcctactatctctcaccgTGGTTGAGAGTTTTCATTCCAAATGTAATCGTGGTCATCACCAAATCTGACCTTCACCTGACATGATGTTAACAGCCTTTACTGACCTTGAAGGATTGTGAGGACTCTCCCGCACTGACCCTATCTCAGGATTTTCTTGCTCTCAGTCTGATCACTGAGTTTTTCCAAGCTCAGACATTCTGCAGCTGAAACAGAAACATGTCCTTTTGCTTTCCAGAGGCGTTCGCTGTCCCGAAGCTGACTGTGTATCCTGAGGGACAGCTAGTTGATGGCCAATGGTTTAAGCTGATGTGCACGGTTGAAGAGAATCTCTCTGGAGCTTTCTTGTGGTACGGCTTTTACAGAAATGGGATCCCTCTCCAGTCTCCATCCGACCACAGCGATTACATCTCTGAGCCAGCTCGCCCAGCCGACTCGGGTACTTACCATTGCGAAGTTACGGGCAGTAAGGTGCGGAAACACAGTAATCAGCTCCATTTGTCCATCAGGCGTGAGTACTATTAAttattgttcctttttttaatcATTAAAGATTCAGTATGGAAGCAAATTATTATTGATCCCCACATCTCACAGCCATATATTGGAGACATAGAGCCAAACAGCACAGGGTAATAGGTtaaccatttaggacggagatgaggagaaatatcttcacctggAAATTGGAGAACCGGTGGGATTCACTGCCCCAGCAATTTATGCAAACATAtcaatgggagtaggccatttggcccttccagcctgcgCTGCCCATTCAACGGGAttgtgactgatcatccaacacagtcCACTGGCCCCATTCAGTTTTCTTAGCCCCTGAGATCTTGACCCAATTCTTTCCTGAataacattcaatgttctggcccTGACAGCttcctgtgacagagaattcaacaggcttcccactctctgggtcaagacatttcttctcatctcagtccttccCTGTCTCCTTCACACAATGAACCCACAACCCTAAAATGCCTTATGTACAAatagtgatgagcaataaatgctggactacaCAGAGACACCACATTCAATgactgaacagaaaaaaaaaatgggaaCGGATGTGACTATGATGAAGCTCATAGTTGAGTTTGCAATTAATACTGTAAaagcagaaagaactgtggatgctataatgTTCTCAGGAAGAGTCACAGGACTCAAACATTAGCTCTGAGTTTTTCTTCATGATACTGCCAAagctggtgagcttttccagcaacttttgtttttgttgcaattaACTCTGCGAAGTGAAGGGACCTAATATTTGTTTATATTTGCAGGAATTCCAGTGTCAAAGCCAGAGCTAATAATTCAACCCGAAAAGGAGCTAATTGAAGGAGATGTGGGATCCTTAATCTGTTTAGTCTCTCATGGTTCTCTGCCAATTTATTACCAATTCTACAAGCGCTCAGGCGTGGAAATGTTCTGGGAGCTTTCCAACACTACCAAGTGTGTTTACAACATTGGAGCCATCAGCAGAAGGGACAAAGGGATTTACCATTGCTCGGTGAGAAATGAGGTGACAGGCCCTCTTCAGAGTGATGGCATTGAGCTCACAGTGATAGGTGAGTTCACAAGGACTCTCTTCCAAAGAGTAACTGACCCATTGGCTCAGGGACCACTGCAGGTGCAATCAGCTTAAACCTGGTGTTTCATCCTTGAAGACCACACTTTGGATGAAAGTGACACAGCCTTGGACATTAGTGACAGAGAAGTACCCAGgaagcaggtccttcagcccaactcatccatgctgaccaggtttcccgaAGTGAACTAATCtcagttgcctgcatttggcccacatccctccaaacctttctcttTCACATCCAGTctacatttcttttaaatatcATCATTGTACATGCCTCTACCATTtgctctggaagctcattctgtATACACACCTTCCTCTgcgttaaaaagttgcccctcgggtcccttccctttctcaccttcaacctatgccctttTGTTTTAGACACCCTTACcctggagtggcacagtggctcagtggtcagcactactgcatcacagcaccagggacctggtgttcaattccactcttgggtgaatatctgtgtggatttgcaagttctccctatgtctgcaggggtttcctctgggttctctggtttTGTTCCACAGTGCaaaatgagcaggttaggtggattggctcagctaaactgcccatagtgttcagggctctgtagattaagtgggtcatagagggattggtctgggtgggatgctccaaggttcagtgttgacttgttgagctgaagggcctgtttccacactgtagggattctatgaaaagaccCTGGTTTTATTCACCTTGtgtattcccctcatgattttataaacctccatgagGTCACACCTCAGCTTCCTACATGCCAGAAAAACAAATCCCTGTCTATCCAACCTCTTGTTATAACTCAATCCTTCCAGTTTCATtaacatcttgtaaatcttttttgcacccttcaCAGTTTCTGTTGCAGGGCAAATAAAATTATACGCAGTTctccaatgtggcctcaccaatatcctgtatagcttgaacataacatcccagtgttttactcaatgctctgactgatgagtgcaagtgtgccaaacaccaccttcaccaccctgtctacctgcatctccactttcaaggaactgtgcagcTGCccccctcggtctctctgtccGACACCACTCCAAGGGACAAACCATTAATTGTGCCAGTCGAACCGCAGgtctgccttaccaaaatgtaacaccttgcaATGATCTGAATTAAACACCATCGATAGGAAATATGGAACAGGGCAAATAAAGTCAAGGAGTTCAATCCATGTCTTGTAGCTTGGTGTTACATTGAAACATTGGAACCTCAGTGCTTCGAGTCTGCTTAGTCATGCAATATTACCATGGCAGATCATCCAACACTACACCCTGTTAAGATCGAATCATAGAAAACAGGAAATGgagttggccattcggcccttccagtCTGCTGCCCACATTCAATGGGATagtggctgatcacccaactgaATCCCCTGTTCCCCGCCTTCTCCTGTTAGCCCCTAAGAACTCTGTTTAACTAATTTATGAACAACATTCAATGTTCTGTccctgactgctttctgtggcggACAATTCCACAGACTtcccaatctctgggtgaagccatttctccccatctcagcccTACCTCATCACCTTTAGACTGTGCCTGCCTGGTTCTGGACTACCCCACTGGTAATCAAGAACGTCCTTTCCCTGTTAACCTTGTCTAGTCCTTttagaatttcataggtttccAAGAGGTTCCACACCTCCCCtcgttcttccaaactccagccaTATAGTGTTCACTCTGCCCAGTGTTCACTCcagtgtttccacactgtacagattctatgtaCTCATGATAGATTTGACACCATCTAATCTTAGATCATTCTTATTGCTATTGTACATATTTCATCTCGTACAGACATACATCACCGACATGGCCTCCCTCCCTGTCATTTCCAAAATTTGCATACCCCCTCCCTGAATATTTGGTTGGGTGTTTTGCTGGAGAACCAACTCGTgtcccatttctgaggaatggtctcgGCCCgtaacatcaaccttcctgctcctctgatgctgctgggcctgctgtgttcatccagcttcagaccgtGTTAACCATTGTTTTTGAACTCTGTGTGTTTTCTCCTCAGTTCCTGTCACAGATGCTGTGCTGATACCCCGCACCAACGGGACTGAGATACAGCCCGGGGAATGCCTTGTTCTCCGGTGCCTGGTGAGGGAAGGCACTGAGCCCCAGTTCATTTGGTACCGAGACAACGTGCCGCTAAGGAACGGCAGTGCGAGCTCCCATGTGACTGCCGATGGTGGTGAGCTGGTTATTCATTCATTCCGGAGAGACAGTGTCGGGAGGTATCACTGTGCAGCGATCAACACAGGAACCGACGGCACCATTTTTAACGTGACCAGCGACTATATCGAATTCACGCTGCGAGGTAACAGTGACAGTCAGATCAGACACAGACAGAGCACAGGGAAAGGCCATTCGctccatccagtccatgccagTCAGAAACAATTAACCATCTCAGTTAGGAAGGTGACGGCCGGGTGGTATGATCGTGAGGCTATTAATCCAGTGATTTTGGTAATTGTCGCGGGATCCCGGTTCAAGTCCTGCTCATTCCCGATGGTGCAATTTGAGcgcaatacaaatctggaattggaagACTTGTGGAAGGTgattcactggggtggagaggatgggaaggggattcactggggtggagaagatgggcaggtgattcactggggtggagaggatgggaaggggGTTTACTAgggtggagaggatgggaaggggattcactggggtggagaggatgggaaggggattcactgGGGTGGAGGGGATGGGAAAGGGATTCACTGGAGtggagaggatgggaaggggattcactggggtggagaggatgggaaggggAATCACTAGGGTGGAGGGGATGGGAAAGggattcactggggtggagaggatgggaaggggattcactgGGGTGGAGGGGATGGGAAAAGGATTCACTGGAGtggagaggatgggaaggggattcactggggtggagaggatgggaaggggattcactggggtggagaagatgggaaggggattcactggggtggagaggatgggcaggtgattcactggggtggagaggatgggaaggggattcactggggtggagaagatgggaaggggattcactggggtggagaggatgggcaggtgattcactggggtggagaggatgggaaggggattcgctggggtggagaggatgggaaggggattcactggggtggagaAGATGGGCCGGTgattcactggggtggagaggatgggaagttgattcactggggtggagaggatgggaaggtgattcactggggtggagaggatgggaaggggattcactggggtggagaggatgggaaggggattcactggggtggagaggatgggcaggtgattcactggggtggagaggatgggaaggggattcactggggtggagaagatgggaaggggattcactggggtggagaggatgggcaggtgattcactggggtggagaggatgggaaggggattcactggggtggagaagatgggaaggggattcactggggtggagaggatgggaagttgattcactggggtggagaggatgggaaggtgattcactggggtggagaggatgggaaggggattcactggggtggagaggatgggaaggggattcactggggtggagaagatgggaaggggattcactggggtggagaggatgggaagTTGATTCACTGAggtggagaggatgggaaggggattcactggggtggagaggatgggaaggggattcactgGGGTAGACCGTTTCAGCGATGGAGAGGCTCCATACGCCCGgtatgttttttttcccatggCAGGGAAGGTTGAGGGGGACCTGCTAGAGGTGTGGAAGGTTATGTGACGCAAGGTGGGAATAGGAGGCAGCTGTTCCCTTTCGTCG
Coding sequences within it:
- the LOC132207165 gene encoding Fc receptor-like protein 5, encoding MSCKTTSGMLQVSVLLIFLNLAVYGITQVSNETLTLEAKPQHALRGEKIAINCRAPFWTLRRHKLFKLYRNNWFIKQTKDGSFTIKSAKHSDEASYWCKLTIGSRQWVSNHLSIRVSERFAKPVLRVEPAAEVFEGLRVTLTCIARRARRSIRLHYTFYRDGSALETAPDAGGVYTINAAAANVSGNYACEAIEMNSGPRKRSDNVHLYVKQAFAVPKLTVYPEGQLVDGQWFKLMCTVEENLSGAFLWYGFYRNGIPLQSPSDHSDYISEPARPADSGTYHCEVTGSKVRKHSNQLHLSIRRIPVSKPELIIQPEKELIEGDVGSLICLVSHGSLPIYYQFYKRSGVEMFWELSNTTKCVYNIGAISRRDKGIYHCSVRNEVTGPLQSDGIELTVIVPVTDAVLIPRTNGTEIQPGECLVLRCLVREGTEPQFIWYRDNVPLRNGSASSHVTADGGELVIHSFRRDSVGRYHCAAINTGTDGTIFNVTSDYIEFTLRARSYSTEIMASLVPVLLFAGLIASAWFIHRRGHTANSSTVSQAKRSQASGEAAAASNLEYAVIGAAHNAENTTADLDYSVVTFKKRTDAGSSVGVSSNRKKDPNPDPDDYYITYATLKYSEPSEGEDRADGNIYENILLN